One Planctomycetia bacterium genomic window carries:
- a CDS encoding NUDIX hydrolase — protein MQPDLSAASHPPAAAPTRRGVVIVVREAERFLVIRRSEFVVAPRKHCFPGGHIEAGESEEEAVIREFREELGGHVLPQEPLWKSVSPRGVQLSWWSANLAEASQPLKPDPAEVEAAFWCSPAEMTALPELLDSNRTFLEYVLAGTIRWRASP, from the coding sequence ATGCAACCAGACCTGTCGGCTGCCTCACATCCGCCTGCCGCCGCGCCAACGCGGCGCGGGGTGGTCATCGTCGTCCGCGAAGCGGAACGGTTCCTGGTCATCCGGCGATCCGAGTTCGTCGTCGCCCCGCGCAAGCACTGCTTTCCCGGCGGGCACATCGAAGCGGGCGAGAGTGAGGAAGAAGCGGTGATCCGCGAGTTCCGGGAGGAGCTCGGCGGCCACGTGCTGCCCCAAGAGCCGCTCTGGAAAAGCGTCTCGCCGCGCGGCGTCCAGCTTTCCTGGTGGTCGGCCAATTTGGCGGAGGCCAGCCAGCCTTTGAAACCCGATCCGGCCGAGGTCGAAGCGGCCTTCTGGTGCAGCCCGGCAGAGATGACGGCGTTGCCCGAGTTGCTCGATAGCAACCGGACGTTCCTGGAATACGTCCTAGCTGGCACGATTCGCTGGCGCGCTTCGCCGTGA